The DNA window GTTAAATCGATTACGAAAAATAATGAAGAAAAATATGTTGGAACATATTACAAACCAATTTTAAAAAATTTTTAATAAAGAATGTATCTAAAGCTCTTTTCTAGTTGTAAGATTACATTAGGTGCAAAAAATTCTATAATATTGGATGTTCAGAGGGATTCTTATGTTTCTATTCCAAATACTTTATTTTTTGTGATCAAGAACCTAGATAGCAGTTCTATTGAAAGCGTTAGACATGATGTAGATGAAGAGGATAAAGAGGTTTTTGATTCATATATTGTTTTTTTAGTCAAGAATGAATTTGGTTTTATTACAGATAAACCTAATAACTTTATTTATTTTGATTATGAAAAAATTGATATCCCGTCCAATAACTGTATTATTGAATTTTCTTCCAGTATTGTTGACTATAATACAATTGTTTCTCAACTTGAAACCATAAAAGTTCAAGCGCTGCATATTAATACTTATTCAAAAATAGATTTAACGCAGATAGAAGAACTTTTAAATCCAATCTTTAACAATACTTCAATAAAGTTTGTTTCACTATTGTTGATGTATAATAGGGGAATTAAAGAAAATGATCTATTAAAGTTGGGATATAATTACCCTTTTCTTAGTCAATTATTTGTTTATTCTTCTCCTTTTGAGAAAAGTGTTTACGGGGAATTTTTAAATATTCATTATACTTTAGAGGCTCAAGTTTCCATTAAATCTTGTGGGCAAATAAAGAGTGATTATTTTTCTTGCAATGATTATTTGTATTCAGAATCTCATTGTTTTAATTCATGTCTTGCAGGAAAAATTTCTATAGATAAGTATGGTAACATTAAAAATTGTCCTTCAATGACTCAGAGTTTTGGTAACATAAAAGAAACGAATTTGGAAGAAGCTCTTAATCATAAAGATTTTAAAAAATATTGGAAACTTAGTAAGGATCAGATCGAGGTTTGTAAAGATTGTGAGTTCAGATACATCTGTACGGATTGTAGAGCTTATACAGAACTTATTCATCTTGACAAAGAAGGCTTGGATGTTTCCAAGCCTCTTAAATGTGGTTATAATCCTTATACTGCAGAATGGGAAGAGTGGAGTACTAATCCGATAAAGCAAAATGCAATACGGTATTATGGAATGGAAGGTGCTTACGATTAATTTTTAACTCAACTCAAAAAGAGTAATCTCCGGCAATACGCCAACTCTTCCCGGATATCCCAACACTCCAAAACCTCTGTTGACATACAGTTGTTTCCCTTCACTTTCATACAAATCTGCCCATTTTGGGTAGCGGTACTGAACCGGTGACCATTTTATATTTTTAAGATCCAGGCCAAACTGCATTCCATGAGTGTGTCCCGAAAGGGTCAGATGGATGTTTCCCGGATGTTTTTTAACCACATAATCAAAATGGGTAGGGTCGTGGCTCATTAAAATCTTTGTAGCAGATTCCGGGATGTCTTGTAGGGCGTCGTCAATCTTACCGAATTGAGGGAATGGTTTCAAACCCCAGTTTTCTACTCCAAGAATATATAATTTTTCTCCGTTTTTTTCAATAACGCGGTGCTCGTTTCTCAGCATGTCAAAACCTGCCTGCTTTTCGTAATCAATCAGGGTGTCAAGGTTTTTCTTTTTGGCATCAAGGGAAGCCCAGGTTACATAATCTCCATAATCATGGTTTCCTAATACGGCAAATTTGCCGTCTTTCGCTTTGATTTTTGAAAATAAAGGAATGAAAGGTTTGAATTCATCTGCGACATTGTTGACCATATCTCCGGTAAAAAGTACCAGGTCTGGATTTTGCTCGTTAATCAGATCAATGGCGTGTTGCAGTTTATCAGGGTCAGAGAAGCTTCCGCTGTGAACATCAGAAATCTGAATGATTTTATAGCCTTTAAAACTTTTTGGAAGATTGCCGAGTTTTACTTTTATTCTTCTCACTTTATGGCGGTATTTTCCGAAAGTTATACCATCAATAAACAGCACAGAGAGCACTCCGCCCATTCCCAGTCCTACCAGACTTAGGAATTTTCTTCTTTCAGGGAAAAAATTGTCTGTGGATTGGGTGAACCCTACGGCATAACTTCCCAGCCTGAAAATATCATCAATTAATAAAAATAAAACCACAAAGATTTTGGGAAGAATAAATATTAAAAACAATGAAATCATAATCTGAGGTCTCATCATACTACGATCTGACTTTTGATAATGGGTCACTTCATAAGCGAAAATTCCGTAAATGATTAAAGATACAGCCCAGTAGCCGGTTCTCAGCCAGAAATTATCAGTGAGTGTTCTTACAGCCTGATAAATATAAATCTCCAAAAACAGGAAAATTCCGGCAATAATTAAAAGATTCTTTTGCATAATCTGATGTAAAAAAAGCACAAAGAAGACTTCCTTTGTGCTTTTATATTTTTAGTTGTTTAAATATTTTTAAGGAAATCTGTAAACGATAGCATTGATGTTCATTCCGGCACCTACCGAAGTCATCACAATGTTACCATTATCTTTAAACGTTTGACCCTCCATTTTTCCTTTAATTATTAAATCATACATTGTAGGAATGGTAGCAACAGAGGTATTTCCAAGGTCTTGAATTGTCATTGGAGAGATCGCATGATTATATTCTTTCACGTCATAAAGTCTGTGAAGTCTTTCAATCATTGCATAATCCATCTTGGCATTTGCTTGGTGAATTAAAATTTTATCAATGTCTTCAATAGAAAGACCTGCATCGGTGATAGTATCTTTGATTGCTACAGGAACATTTTTAAGAGCGTACTCGTAAATTTTTCTTCCCAGCATTCTTACATAAAGACGTTTTTGATCTACTTCTTTATTGATAGAAGGTTGGTTCTCAAGGTAGTTTAGCTCAGGTCCGTTATCGCAGATCGTATTGTGAGCGATGATTCCTACATTTTCTTCACCAGTCGCTTTTACCACTACGGCACCGGCACCGTCTGCAAAGATCATTCTGTTTCTGTCATGTGGATCGGTTACACGGCTTAATGTTTCTGCTCCGATAATTAAAATAGTTTTGGCAACTTTAGCTTTAATTAAATTATCCGCTAAAATCATACCTTCCACCCATCCCGGACATCCGAAAATCATGTCATAGGTTACACATTTTCTGTTTTTGATACCTAGCTTGTTCTTTACTCTCGCAGCCATTGTCGGCATAAAGTCAGCATATCCGTTTTCCGTAACTTCTCCAAAATTACTTGCGTAAATGATATAATCAAGTTCCTCACCGTCTACTTTGGCATCCTCAAGGGCAATTTTTGCGGCTTCATATCCGATTTGTGAATTAGAAAGATCATCCTCAATAAATCTCCTGTTTTCGATTTCTGTAATTTCTACAAACTTCGCAATGGTCTCTTCTGCAGGCTTTTCAATCTTTACTCCGTCTTCCGTATAAAACTCGGAATTCATGAAGTAATCTCTACCAATAACTCTGTTCGGAATGTAAGATCCAGAGCCAATAATGATCGTATTCGGCATTCGTTTATATGATTTTTTTAAAGATGCAAAGTTAATAATTAATATTAATAACGGAGAATTAAAAATATTATTAAATTTGCAAAAATTGTACTTTACAATCTATGAAAAACAACTCGTCCTTAAAAGGCTTACTTATTGCAGCTGTGGCGTTTATCGTTGCCTTTGGGATCTACTTCCTTTTTTTAGCCAAGAAGAATTATTATGTTGTAGATAATCCTACCCCGAATACGTATTACTTTAAAATCAATAATGGTTCCGAGGGAATCATTTCTGCGGGGCAGTATGTGCATGTGGATTTGAATAAAGGGAAAAACTCTATTCAGGTTTTCGATCAAAATAAAAAAATGCTTTACGATTCGGCATTTGAAGTGAACAAGCTTCGTGGTTTGATTAATATTGCACATCAGGATTACTATGTGAACGATCAGTATTACGGATACAATCTTAAAAAAGATTCGTTACTGACGGTACTTGATAAGACTAAAATTGACGGAAAGGATTACGTCGGAGGGGCAAAGCGATTTAGCAAGCTTTACACAGAAGAATTTTACTACAATGTAGATGAAGATTACGACAAAGTGATCAAGAATATCCAGAAAGTGGAATCAAGATCCAAAATCTTCAGAAAGCAGGATTACCTAAATTATTACAAAGAATATTACAAGTTTTAAGTTTTGACAAAAGATATCACCAAAGTTACTCCCTACAATTCAGAGGCTACAAAGAAGAGCCAGGTAGAGGATATGTTCGACAATATTGCACCGAAGTATGACCTTCTGAACCATGTTTTATCCATGAAAATTGACGTTTTATGGAGGAATAAACTGGTAAGATGGATGAAAAATGATAATCCGCAGGAAGTGCTGGATGTGGCTACAGGAACGGGAGATCTGGCGATTACGATCGAAAAAGGAACAGGTTCGAAAGTAGTTGGTTTAGATTTATCACAACAAATGCTGAATGTTGGCGTTATTAAAATAAAAAAACTTAAATTAGACGGCAAAATTTCCATGCTAAAAGGAGATGCAGAAAATTTACCTTTCGAGGACAATAGATTTGATGCTGTTTCCGTTGCATTTGGAGTAAGGAATTTTGAGAACCTTACCAAAGGTTTGGCAGAGTTAAGAAGAGTAGTTAAAGATAACAAAAGTGTTTATATACTGGAGTTTTCAAAGGTTGAGGGGTTCATGGGGCCATTTTATATGTTTTATTTTAAAAATATATTGCCTGCCATCGGCAGATTGGTTTCTAAGGATAATAGGGCATATACATACCTTCCGGATTCTGTAAATGCTTTTCCTTTCGGGGAAAAGATGAAACAAATTCTTTTAGATACGGGATTTAAGAAAGTAGAATATAAAAAATTAAGTTTAGGTATAGCCACAATTTACAAAGCAACAAAGTAACCTATGAATAAATTTCTATTAAAAGCACTGGTTTTGACCTCAGTAAATGTTGCCGTTTTTGCAAACGCGCAATTTAGAACCCGAAACAGAATGGATAAGTTGGAAGACTTTGACGAACAAAAATTCAGTTGGGGGTTTTACTTGAACGGGAACAGACTGGATTACCGCATTGTACTCAATCCCACTTATGGGATGAAGGATAATCAGAATCTTGTTACCTCTAAAGACAGTTACAGTTTCGGTGCGGGACTTATCGCAAAATGGAGACTGAATGACTATCTTGATGTAAGAATAGAACCTGGTTTGCAGTTTGCTCAAAGACAGTTGACTTTTAATACGCAATCAAATGACTTCTATGCCGGTGGATCTTTAACAAATCCTCCTTTCATGCCGATTCCTCTGCAGGAAAAAGATAAAGTAAGAGAAGTTAAATCTACTTTAGTTGATATTCCTGTAATGTTGGAACTTCATGGGCAAAGATGGTACAATTCAAGGCCTTATGTTGCAGCTGGGGTAAACTATATCGTAAACCTTCAGTCTAATGCAAGTTCTACTGATGATAACATGCAGGGGATCTTCAGATCTACTACTCATAATTTCGCATGGTCTGCAGAAATGGGGATTCAGTTTTATTTCAACAAATTTAAACTGACTCCGGGAATCAGAGGTACATTCTTTATGAATAATGAAAAAGTTGCAGATAATGCCACTACACCTCCTTATTGGGCAGCAGCAGTATCTACTTTGCAAACAAGAGCGATCATGTTTGTTCTTAAATTTGAATAAAAAATATCAGATTAAAAATACAAAGGAGGTGCTTCTGCATCTCCTTTTTTGTTGGTATACCAAAATATAGGGCTTTTTATTTTTGTTAGTGTCAATATTTTTTTATTTTTGCTTCTAGTTAGAATATACAAACCTGAAATGCTTCAAGATTTAGAAAACAATTTTTCAGAATTAGAGAGAAAGATTTTGGCTCTTCAAAAGAATTACAAAAGTCTTACTGAAAAGTTAACGGAATTAAATACTGAGCATGAGGACCTGAAGAAGAAATATGATGAGGAAAGAAGACGAAATCAGGTATTAGCAGAAGAACAAAAAAATATAAAACTTTATTCAGCAATATCAGGAAATCCTGAACACAATAGGTTAATGAAAAATCATATCAACAGATTGGTGAAAGAAATTGATTTCTGTATTGCTCAGCTTCAAAACAGTGGACTATAATGGAGGTAAGGAGAATAACCATAAACATTGCAGGAAGGGTATATCCGCTGAACGTACCGGCAGCAGAGGAAGAAACTTTGCGTAAAGTCGGGAAGCAGATCGAAAATATGATTAAAGATTTTGAACAAAACTTCGATGTAAGAGATAAACAGGATGCTTTGGCTATGTGTGCCCTGAAATTGGGAACCAACGCTGAAGTAGTTTCTCTTAACTACGAAAAAAATATTAATTCAACCAACGACAGATTAACTCAAATTAATCAGACGTTGAATGAAATCGGGAAATAGATTTTTTTTCCCGGAAAAAGACTGCCTACAATAATTCTAACACATTAAAGGTAAACTCAACGCTAAACAATTGCCGAACGAATGTCCATTAAATGGCGTGCCGGATTTCCGGATTACAGATAGTGGAAATCAGTTCAAATCGTGTTGATTAGGAGTTTACTCTCAATCTCTGAATTGTTGTGGGCTTTTTTATTTTAAACAATATGAATACAATTAAAACTCAATATACATTATGATAGAAGTTATAGTCGGGGTTGTTTGTTTAGTAATCGGAGCTGTAGTGGGGATGGTTTTCTCCAAAAGCTCTCTGAATACTAAGGCAAAATTTATTATAGATGATGCTAAGAAAAACGCCGAAAACCTTATAGAAAAAGCTAACGTACAAGCTGAATCCATAAAGAAAGAAAAGAACCTTCAGGCCAAAGAAAAATTCCTGGAACTGAAATCTCAGCATGATGCAGACATCCAGTCCCGCGAAAAGAAAATGCAGGAAGTTGAAAAAAGAACGAAGGATAAGGAACACAAGCTTAATGATGAGCTTAGTAAAGTTGGAAAGCTTGAAAAGGATTTAGATAAGCAAATTGGAGATTATTCTAAGAAAAATGAAATTCTGGAAAGAAAGCAGCAGGAATTAGACACAGCGACAGCTAAGAAAGTTGAAATACTTGAGAAAATCTCTAATTATACTGCTGATGAAGCTAAAGCAGAATTGGTAGAAACCATGAAAGCAGAGGCTAAAACAAGAGCTCAGGCGCATGTTCAGGGAATCATGGAAGAAGCCCAGATGAACGCTAAAAACGAGGCCAGAAAAATCGTTATCCAAACGATCCAGAGAATCGGAACTGAGCAGGCAATTGAAAACTCAGTATCAGTTTTCAACATTGAATCTGATGAGGTAAAAGGTAGAATTATCGGTAGAGAAGGTAGAAATATCCGTGCTTTGGAAGCGGTAACAGGAGTAGAAATTATCGTTGATGATACTCCGGAAGCTATTCTTCTTTCATGTTTCGATCCTGTAAGAAGAGAGATCGCAAGATTATCTTTACACAGATTGGTTACAGACGGTAGAATTCACCCGGCGAGAATTGAAGAAGTTGTTGAAAAAACAAGAAAACAAATCGAAGAGGAGATCATTGAAGTGGGTAAAAGAACGATCATTGATTTGGGAATCCACGGATTACATCCTGAATTGATTAAGATCGTAGGTAGAATGAAATACCGTTCTTCTTACGGACAAAACTTACTACAGCACTCAAGAGAAGTAGCTAATATTGCTGCAACAATGGCTGCTGAATTGGGACTAAACGTAAAATTAGCCAAGAGAGCAGGTCTGTTACACGATATTGGTAAAGTTCCTGAGCAGGAATCTGAATTACCTCACGCATTATTAGGAATGCAATGGGCTGAGAAATACGGTGAAAACCCAGAAGTAGTAAATGCTATTGGAGCTCACCACGACGAAATTGAAATGAAGTCGCTTTTATCTCCGATCATTCAGGTTGCCGATGCAATTTCAGGTGCAAGACCGGGAGCAAGAAGACAAGTATTGGAATCTTACATCCAGAGACTAAAAGACCTTGAATCTGCTGCGTTAAGCTTTGACGGAGTGTCAAGTGCCTATGCAATCCAGGCGGGTAGAGAATTAAGAGTAATGGTAGAGAGTGGAAAAGTAAATGATGAAGTAGCTTCTCAACTATCTTACGACATTTCTGAAAAGATCCAGAATGAACTTACATATCCTGGACAAGTAAAAGTAACAGTAATCAGAGAAACGAGAGCTGTGAATATTGCAAGATAATAATCAGACAAAGATATTTTATAAAAACCTTTCAAGAAATTGAAAGGTTTTTTATTTTTATCAAAACTTAAAAATGCAAGAACTGTCATTATCTTCAAAATTGAAGTACATTTTTTCAATTCCCGTTATTATTTCTGCCCTGGGCTATTTTGTAGACATTTATGATCTCCTGTTATTTGGGATTGTAAGGATCCCGAGTTTGAAGGCGTTAGGGCTGAATCCAGATGCGGATGGAACCTTTATTCTGAATTGTCAGATGATAGGATTATTAATCGGAGGTGTTTTCTGGGGAATTTTTGGAGATAAGAAAGGCAGGCTTTCTGTACTTTTCGGATCTATTCTGGTTTATTCCTTAGCGAATATTGCCTGCGGTTTTCTGCCGTATTTTCCAAAAGAGCATCTGTTGTACCAATACGCCGGTCTTAGATTCATTGCGGGGATTGGTTTGGCCGGAGAGCTGGGAGCAGGAATTACACTGGTTTCTGAAAGTTTACCGAAGAATTTAAGAGCCATCGGAACTTCCGTTGTAGCCGGTTTTGGACTGATGGGAGCAGTAGTAGCTCAACTTACCGTAGAATTGGCCGGAGGATGGAATATTTCTTATATCATCGGTGGAATTATGGGGGTAATGTTATTGCTGTTAAGAATAAGTGTCTCAGAATCGGGGATTTATAAAAATATTGAACATAAAAGTGTTTCTAAAGGTAATTTTCTATCCTTTTTCACGAATAAAGACAGATTGATAAGATATTTAAAATGTATCGCCGTAGGATTACCAACCTGGTACTGTATTGGTATTCTGGCCGTTTTAGCCAATCAATTTGCCCCTGAATTAGGAATAAAGGATATTAATCCCGGGAAAGCCATTATGTGGGCTTATGTAGGTATTTCCGTCGGAGACTTGTTGAGTGGTTTTATTTCTCATGCTCTGAAATCTCGTAAAATGGCTATATTTTATATGTTGATTTTTACATTGATTGGGGTGGCGATTATGCTTTTCGGAAATACAAATACGGAAAGCAAATATTATATGTTCTGTGTATGGCTGGGCTTTGGAACAGGGTATTGGGCAATGTTTGTTACTTTGGCAGCTGAGCAGTTCGGGACCAATATCAGAAATACGGCAACAACAACCGTTCCGAATATGGTAAGAGGATTGGTGCCTGTTATGATTTTAGCTTTCGATTCACTTAAAGGGCATTTTTCTGTGATAGAAAGTGCTGCTGTTGTAGGAGTGGTGGTATTTGGACTTGCTTTTTATTCATCCTTTACCATTTCTGAAACGCATAATAAAGACCTTGAGTTTACAGAATAATTCAATTGTATTTTTATCATTTAAAGATAAGAAAATGAGTTAATTAACATTTTTTTATGCCTTGAATATTAATTATTTATTTACTTTTGAAAGTAAACCAACTAAAAATCAAACCATCATGTCACAAAAAATTTTTAAAAACGCTAAAAAGCTAGGGAAGAATGATCTTAAAGAAATCATAGGAGGAGTAAGTGGGCCTGGAACTCCTGATCTTTCACAATGCGGCTGTAGTTGTACAGGTGCAGTTACGGGACCGGCCTATTGCAGTAAATATAAAAAATGTCTTCAGGTAATGACCTGCTGATAAAGATATTATTAATCACCAGAAACCTTTCAAGAAATTGGAAGGTTTTGTTTTTGTTAGCCTACCCATAAGAATCATTCGGTTTTTGCATGATCTGAACTCTTTTATTTGGTAAATTATTACTTTGTTTAAATAATAAAAGTCGATTTATATGGTTTTTTAATACATTAATAAGGCTATAATCAGAACGTTATTTAAATTTTAATTAAATTATGTTGCGAATAATTAATATTTGTTTAACTTTGGGAGGTAACTAAAACTAGATTATTTAATAACAATCAAATCACATGAAAATTATGAGAAATGCTAAAAAGCTTAACAAAGCAGACCTTAAGAACATTGCAGGAGGAATAAGCGGAAATCCCGATTTATCTCTTTGCGGATGCAGCTGTTCAGGTTCGGTAACCGGACCATGGTATTGCGTACAATATATCGGTTGTCCTCAGGTATATACTTGCGGGCAAGTGTAAGAACTTATTTCAACACGAAATAAACATTTCCACATTTAATAAGCGGAACCCTTTTGATTTCAAGAGGGTTCCGCTGCTTTTAATGAATAATGTAAAGCAAGCTGCCGATACTGATGGTCACCCACAACAATACAGCTGTCAGTAGAGGTTTAAATCCTATAGATTTCAATGTTTGAAGAGATAGAGTAGAACCAATGAAGAATAGAGTCAGATTTAATCCAGATTTTGCCAAAACGGTGATGGAAGTGCTGAACTGTTCAAGAACAGGAAAATAAGTATTCAACAAGATCGCCAGGATAAAGTAACCGATAAACCATGGGATTTTTATTTTTGATTCTTTGTTTTTAAAAATAAACATCGTGATCAATGAAACAGGAATAATCCATAAAGCACGGGCTAATTTCACTGTTGTGGCTACTTTTAACGCCTCATCGCCGTATTTACCGGCGGCACCTACCACAGAACTCGTATCATGAATTCCTACTGCACACCATAATCCAAACTGTTCCTGAGAAAGATTCAGCAGATGTCCGATGGCAGGATATATGAATAGTGCAATAGAGTTTAAGGTAAAAACAATAGCTAAAGCCAGAGAAATTTGTTTCGTACTTGGTTTAATAATAGGTGACACAGCAGCAATGGCACTTCCTCCACAAATTGCAGTTCCGGCAGATAAGAGGTAAGACAAAGGTCTTTCAAGCTTAAATATTTTTCCCAGAATAAATCCCAATCCCATTACGGTAACAATACTGACCACAGTCAGCATCAATCCCGTTTTCCCGGCATGTAAAGCTTCATCAAGCTTTAATCCAAACCCAAGACCAACAATAGAGATTTGTAATAACAGATGAATATATCGATGGAGATGTTTTTCAAATGGATTTCCTATAAACACAGCCAAAAGGAAACCTAATGCAAGAGCGATAGGAGAAGAAATGAGCGGAGTAAGGCATAAAACTGCCAGTACAATAAAAACTATTTTTCGTGTAGTTTCATTTTGAATGAAATCTTTCATATTGCGAACTTTAAAATATGGGTCAAAATTCGGCAATATAGTATTACAAAGTAAATTGTATTTTGTTATGTTGAATAACTAAAAGTTATAACTTTGGTAAAAAGTAAATTTCAATGTTTGCTTGGCTACATCAATAGGGTTGGGCTATGATCCTGAGCATAAGCTGAAAGCTTACGAACGAAGTTCACGAAGGAAGCCCGGCCAAAACAAATAAAACAAACAAATAATTCCATTGGCTTTAGCCAAAACCTGGAAGGATTTACTCTGCAAATTTCAAAAATAGCTCTATCAACTCTGACTGTTCTCCTTTAGGAAGAATAAAATGAAAATCCCTCTCAATACTGAAGTTTTTGATGTCGATGACAGTTAAGGTATTGTTTTTTAACTCATTAAGAATCGTGCTGATTGAGAGAAATGCCATGCAATCAGAATGCAGAAGATAGTTCTTGATACTTTCACTGCTTCCAAGTTGTATGACGGTGTTCAATTCATTGATATTCACTTCCTTTTCCTTAAAACGATTTTGAATGAATTCCAATGTTCCAGAGCCTTGCTCACGGAAGATCAGATTGAGATCATACAGATCTTTTAGATTTAAAGTCTTATGGGCGAGTGCATGATCAGCTTTTGCGGCCAATACAATTTCATCAGCTTTAAAAGTTTTATACTCAAAATAAGAAGACTGCGACTCTCCTTCAATAATGCCAAGATCAACTTTTCCTTCTTTTAAAAGAGCCGAAATCGCTTCAGTATTTCCTGTAAGGAGTTCTATTTTAATATCTTTATAATAGGTTTTGAATTTTGCCAATAGTTCAGGTAAGATGTATTGTGCAACGGTTGTACTTGCTCCAATAATCAGTTTTCCTTTGTGCTGCTGATTGATCTGACTGATTTCAAATTCAAGATCACGGTAAATATTTCGTATTTTCTCAGCATACTCGTACAAAATCTTTCCGCTTTGTGTCAATTGAATAGAAGTACCTTTTCGATTAAATAATTTTGTACCTAATTGGTTTTCAATTTCTTTAATGTGTTTTGTGACTGCCGGTTGTGAAATATGGAGTTCTTCCGAAGCTTTGGTAAAACTTAGCCTGGATGCCACAGTATGAAAAACTTTTAATCTGTAATCGAACATATTGCAAAAATACATATTATAGCTGTAATGTATGCCGCTTTTTTTGTTTGAAACAGTGAAAGTACCGGAGATTTTTGAAGGTTTGAGAGCGAGAGAGGAGAGCTTTATAGAGCTTTAAAAATCTGCGTGGGATTGAATAATCATTTGAGCTTTAATCTCAAAACCTCCCTTACAGAAAATCTGAAACAGATCTATCCTGTTGACTTTCATATCTGCGGTTCTTAGCTTCTCCAATCTTTTGTCGAGTATAAATACTGTTATGTCCCGACAGAAGGTAAGAAACAACACAAGCGATGGCTATATAGACGCCACTTTCCACTCCGAATAATTCTATTCCCATCAGCATACAGGCCAAAGGAGTATTGGTTGCTCCCGCAAATACGGCCACAAAACCCATTCCTGCCAACAAACCGAAAGGTAGTGGAATAAACAATGATAATGCACTTCCTAAGGTAGCTCCAATGAAAAATAAAGGAGTGACTTCCCCTCCTTTGAATCCAGCTGAAAGCGTTATAATGGTAAAGGCCATTTTCAACGCAAAATCATATAAGGGAAGTTGTTTTTCAAAAGATTCTAGGATGACCGGAACTCCTAATCCGATATACCGGGTAGTTCCCATAATCAATACTGCCAAAACGATGATAGTACCTCCAATAACGGGACGAAGTGGAGGGTATTTAATTTTTGATTTAAAAACAGAGCCTGCCCAATGGATAATTCTGCTAAAAGCTGCTGCACAGATTCCAAAAGCTATTCCAGCCAGAATACTATATAAGATGGGTAAAAACTCTAATTTAGGAATAAAATCGATGTGATAATGTGTGTGTTTCACTTTCCAGAGGTTAGTGACCAGATCTGCTAAAATAGCAGAAGCAAAGGCCGGAAATATGGCGTTATAACGTATTCTTCCGATTAAAAAAACTTCAAGCCCAAAAATAGCTCCCGCCAAAGGAGTTCCGAAAATTGATCCGAAACCTGCGGCAATAGCAGCAATGATCAGTGTTTTTCTTTCGTTTTTATCAAGTTTGAAAGGTTTTGTAAGCTGATCTGCAATAGCTCCGGCCATTTGTAAAGCGGTTCCTTCACGACCTGCAGAACCGCCGAAGAAATGCGTGGCAATCGTTCCAAGATACACAAAAGGAGCCATTTTAAAGGGAATAATTCCTTTAGGATCATGAATAGTGTCAATCAGAAGGTTATTACCTGCCTCAACATCTTTACCCCAATAATAATATAAAAGCCCGATCAGAAAACCAGCTACAGGGAGCAATGCGATAAGCCACAAGTGATTTTCTCTGAAATTGGTAGCCCATTCTAAAGACTGTAAAAATCCCGCAGA is part of the Chryseobacterium lactis genome and encodes:
- the gwsS gene encoding grasp-with-spasm system SPASM domain peptide maturase, whose translation is MYLKLFSSCKITLGAKNSIILDVQRDSYVSIPNTLFFVIKNLDSSSIESVRHDVDEEDKEVFDSYIVFLVKNEFGFITDKPNNFIYFDYEKIDIPSNNCIIEFSSSIVDYNTIVSQLETIKVQALHINTYSKIDLTQIEELLNPIFNNTSIKFVSLLLMYNRGIKENDLLKLGYNYPFLSQLFVYSSPFEKSVYGEFLNIHYTLEAQVSIKSCGQIKSDYFSCNDYLYSESHCFNSCLAGKISIDKYGNIKNCPSMTQSFGNIKETNLEEALNHKDFKKYWKLSKDQIEVCKDCEFRYICTDCRAYTELIHLDKEGLDVSKPLKCGYNPYTAEWEEWSTNPIKQNAIRYYGMEGAYD
- a CDS encoding metallophosphoesterase, whose translation is MQKNLLIIAGIFLFLEIYIYQAVRTLTDNFWLRTGYWAVSLIIYGIFAYEVTHYQKSDRSMMRPQIMISLFLIFILPKIFVVLFLLIDDIFRLGSYAVGFTQSTDNFFPERRKFLSLVGLGMGGVLSVLFIDGITFGKYRHKVRRIKVKLGNLPKSFKGYKIIQISDVHSGSFSDPDKLQHAIDLINEQNPDLVLFTGDMVNNVADEFKPFIPLFSKIKAKDGKFAVLGNHDYGDYVTWASLDAKKKNLDTLIDYEKQAGFDMLRNEHRVIEKNGEKLYILGVENWGLKPFPQFGKIDDALQDIPESATKILMSHDPTHFDYVVKKHPGNIHLTLSGHTHGMQFGLDLKNIKWSPVQYRYPKWADLYESEGKQLYVNRGFGVLGYPGRVGVLPEITLFELS
- a CDS encoding 3-oxoacyl-ACP synthase III family protein; protein product: MPNTIIIGSGSYIPNRVIGRDYFMNSEFYTEDGVKIEKPAEETIAKFVEITEIENRRFIEDDLSNSQIGYEAAKIALEDAKVDGEELDYIIYASNFGEVTENGYADFMPTMAARVKNKLGIKNRKCVTYDMIFGCPGWVEGMILADNLIKAKVAKTILIIGAETLSRVTDPHDRNRMIFADGAGAVVVKATGEENVGIIAHNTICDNGPELNYLENQPSINKEVDQKRLYVRMLGRKIYEYALKNVPVAIKDTITDAGLSIEDIDKILIHQANAKMDYAMIERLHRLYDVKEYNHAISPMTIQDLGNTSVATIPTMYDLIIKGKMEGQTFKDNGNIVMTSVGAGMNINAIVYRFP
- the ubiE gene encoding bifunctional demethylmenaquinone methyltransferase/2-methoxy-6-polyprenyl-1,4-benzoquinol methylase UbiE — translated: MTKDITKVTPYNSEATKKSQVEDMFDNIAPKYDLLNHVLSMKIDVLWRNKLVRWMKNDNPQEVLDVATGTGDLAITIEKGTGSKVVGLDLSQQMLNVGVIKIKKLKLDGKISMLKGDAENLPFEDNRFDAVSVAFGVRNFENLTKGLAELRRVVKDNKSVYILEFSKVEGFMGPFYMFYFKNILPAIGRLVSKDNRAYTYLPDSVNAFPFGEKMKQILLDTGFKKVEYKKLSLGIATIYKATK
- the porT gene encoding type IX secretion/gliding motility protein PorT/SprT; protein product: MNKFLLKALVLTSVNVAVFANAQFRTRNRMDKLEDFDEQKFSWGFYLNGNRLDYRIVLNPTYGMKDNQNLVTSKDSYSFGAGLIAKWRLNDYLDVRIEPGLQFAQRQLTFNTQSNDFYAGGSLTNPPFMPIPLQEKDKVREVKSTLVDIPVMLELHGQRWYNSRPYVAAGVNYIVNLQSNASSTDDNMQGIFRSTTHNFAWSAEMGIQFYFNKFKLTPGIRGTFFMNNEKVADNATTPPYWAAAVSTLQTRAIMFVLKFE
- a CDS encoding cell division protein ZapA — protein: MEVRRITINIAGRVYPLNVPAAEEETLRKVGKQIENMIKDFEQNFDVRDKQDALAMCALKLGTNAEVVSLNYEKNINSTNDRLTQINQTLNEIGK